The nucleotide window GAGGGAAAGGTGGCCCAGCTGCTGGGTGAGAGGTCCCATCATTGAGGCAGGCTGGATGGAAATGGTGTGGTCCATCCCTGGGGGCAGGACTGTCCCCtggggaaataaagagaaagagaggaaaaaatagggACAGGATTAGCTTCAAAGTCATTAGACTCAAGGGTAGGAAGTAGCCTAGAATGAAGGCTAATCATGGCACCTGGAGAACCCCAAAAGGCCCCGTCAGGGGGGAAGAAGATGAGCAGCAAGCAGTGCCCAAGGAAGAGGCCCCCTGATTTGGTTGCCTGGCTGAGTGAGGACAGAGAGCTCTATCTGGCAAGGAACTTAAAAAGCTCTGGTCCAGCTTCCTCAGGGTAAcgctccctccctttccccactgCAGGAAAGACTACAGACACTCACTGCTGGCGGCATGAGGTATGACTGGTGGTGCATCCAAGACGGGCTGTGAACCTACAGAGAATAGACATGTCTGAGCCACCCCCTGCGTTGGCCAAGTCAGGGCCAAGAGTCCAATAAAAGCTGGCCTTAGAGAGCAAAGGTGTTAGGAGATAACCAACCAAAGAAAATGCATCCCCCCGAAACCCCCAATAATGATGCTTTTACCTGATATGAAGACACAGGAGATGGGAGATAGGGAGATAGTGTTGTCTGGGCAATCATCCTGTTAGGGTTGATGCTGTAAGGTGATGCTGTATAAAATCTGCAGGGAGAAGTCAGACTAAATAAAAGAGTTATAGGCAACCATGGGATGAAAGGTTAAGTTCTGCGAGTTCCCACTGATCTCAATCTACCCAGACAGGTTTATTTACTTATTGTCCTgccacttaaaaaaacaaacaaaaaaacaaatggggcagctggatggctcaatggattgagagccaggcctagagacaggagattctaggttcaaatctgacctcagacaattcccagctgtgtgaccctgggcaagtcatgtttaacccctattgcctagcccagtgacaagcaaccttttgaacttggtgtgccaaaattcaccaaaaaaaacgagcataactcgggtgatgtgtcacttcaagaaaagaggccataatttcacaatatttatagttcaaataacaaaaaatatataattataatatataactgtatttaataagccaaaataaggaaattaatataggtagaattgtcatctatagtgcacagagtatctacactacactacaccaAATGTTTCGTCCTCAGCATGCAGCCacgtacttctctgtatgtggccgcatgcagccacgtgtcattgaaaatggctatgtgtgttgGTGctggtttgccatcaccagcctagcccttattgctcttctgccttagaaccaataaacagtattgattctaagatggaaggtaaaggtttaaaaaaaaaaagatgtcttttCTCCTTACCACAAAGTCATTTCTGGACTTCCCCTGCAAGTCACAAAGCTTCCTTGTAACATTGAAAATGGCCCAAATCACGAAATACAGGGACCACATCTATACATACTACTCTGCTCTATGAGCCGTCCACCTCTCCACTGAGAAAGGAAGGCAGCTTTCCCCCTCATCTGTTCTCAGGTCTCAGAAGCCTCTCTGGTCCCTACAGCTTGGTAGTTGTTTGATTTTTCCCCAATGGATGGGTTCTTGCATAATTTCAAACTGACATCCAGGTCTGCTGCTCTAATTCACAGTGCCACCAAGAGTGTATTCATCGTCCCATGGCCTCTTTTAGGTACTGGTCCCATTCTGAGTTATCTTTGTCAGTTTGCAGGGAGGGGAACcattataatttgcatttctcttattattaatgatccAGATCACCCTTTCAAAGATTTGCAGTTTTGGGGGGGAACAGCTTATTCAGATGTTCGACTCCTTTCCTGCTGGGTACCAGCTCTACCAATTGTACAGCTTTTAACTACATAATAAAGTATTACCATTGTTTGAAAATGGGCATCTCGGGATAGTAAATGTTTAAACAGGTTTTCAAGCTGTTATGAACAACTTGTGTTTTTTCCTCTAGAAACTGTTCATGTCTTTTAGCCATGGCTCCATTAGAGAATGGTTCCTGTTATTCTTCTATTCTTCTATTCAGGTCTATTTACCCCAAATAGAGCTTTCCTTTTTAATGTTGAAAACCTCTCTATAGATATGCTATCATATTTCTAGCTGCCAGATATACCCTAGGATGACATGATGGCACCCTCAAACTCAAATGatcatattttcatttaaaaatcagtcactctcaggaagctgggtagctcagtggattgagagtcaggcctagagacgggaggtcctaggttcaaatctggcctcagccacttcccagctgtgtgaccctgggtaagtcacttgacccccattgcccacgcttaccactcttccacctatgagtcaacacacagaagttaagggtttaaaatttaaaaaaaaaaaatcagtcactcTCACTAACTTGCCCTTCTCTGTGAATGACGCCCCCATCTTCCCCCCTAGTCTCGGTCATCTCTGATTCTTGCCGCTCCCCCTCAACCCTAGACATCCTATCAGTTGCCCAGTTCTTTTGTTCTTAACTCCATTCCCTTTacctaggccaggggtcggcaacgtatggctctcgagccgtatctgctcttttgagggccagatctggctctttctgcaggagccataaagtccatttttttcaggcgctgttacaggagcggcactgtgagcactgcacggctctcacaaaattacattttaaaaaatgtggcgtttatggctctcagggccaaaaaggttgccgacccctggactaggCTATTGCAATGACCTCCTAACAAGTCCTCTCTCTAGTCCATTAACTCTCTCAACCACTTTCCACATCTAAGGCATCTTTATGAGGTGTTGGCACTATCGTGTCTCACATCTACTCAATAGTTCTTTACTGTCTACAGAGAAACCTTTCAACTCCTGGCCATGGCATTCAAGGCTACCCACCATTTCTTGCTATGCCACTGTCAGCCCTGCTAAGTATAATCTGAGATCCAGTCAAAGTGAACTCTCCACCTCTCCTCCCAATTCTAGTGATTTTTTCCTCTCAGACCATCTCTGCTCTCTCTGCACAAGCACCTCACTTCCTTAAAGGCCCAGTTCAGATGCTACTTCTTTCTTCATGTATTTCTACCTTCCCTTCAAAAAACAATGATTCTCATTGCCTAATTCTCTTTTGCTCCTACTAGATTCTTCTTTGTATCAAACCATACCCCCTTCCAATCCTGATAGCAGGAGAGGTGCCATTTTAAGAAATGACTCACACTTAGCTGGCACTGaacattcttttaatttgttatGCAAAgcataacaaaaaataaacaaaaatatttttacataattaaatCCATCGATTTTGTTTccaataatttcttccatttgtttaagagaaaatatttcctctctacAACTgagataaataattttctttcagtttcaaGCAATAATTTATGATATTAATCCAACTAGAGGGTGTGGGGTCTGGAATGAAAGCCACCAGAACCAATTTTTCCATAATACTGTTACCCAAAtttcctaaattttaaaaattgaatgacCCTTCTCCTAACTTATATGACCGTAGActggagagctggaagggacaccTCAGGGGCCATCTCatccaaactctttattttacagatgaagaaaataaactcAGAGAGGTTATGTGAGAAACCTGACCAAGGACAAACTCACGGGCTTTTTTGAACTATAATGatgaaatgacaagcaggataagCTCAGAAACgtctggaaagactcatatgaattgatgcaaagtgaagtgagcagaaccaggagaacacaaaAATTTtgtgtataatgatcaactgtaaaagattaAACCATTATCAATAAAGATACCAaccacaagggattcatgatgaaaataccCTTCATAACTGAAGAAGGAATTGCtagagtctgagtgcagatcagtacatgccattttccactttatttcctttatgaaattTTTAGTGTATGTGTGATAAGTGTCTTTTATCacaacatgaacaatatggaaatatgtactgcatgataGTGGTGGTATAACATATATTAGACTATTTACCGCCcttaggagggaaagaagagaggggtcAGAAAACCATTGTCCTTTTAACTAAATAATTTTTGGACACTATATTGATAGACTAGGTTCTATTTCTGGATTTTCTTCTATTCCagttatttttctatctttattttttggctgaagatattttattttaccatttacatgtaataacaaatttccacataagttttctgaagttattaatccaaattgtccctctctcttctttccctcctcattcccagtgatggtaagcaattcaatctgggttacacatgtattatcatgcaaaacacatatagtatttctattttataatgaCCATTTAACAGTATATCTTGAAAGCTATCAGGACAAGTATGacataaatattttcccaaagatcctctttatatttctgtttttctataatTAATTTTGCAATGGagttttctaattctgtaaaatggTCCTTTGTTATTTCAATGGATGTTAGATTAAAATCCATAAACTAATAAGGGAAATATTTTGTCCTCACCTAACCTTTTATATATGGTGGGGAATTATCCCTACAATTGTTAAGTTCCTTCTTAATTTCTGTCAAACAGAAatcttttaaatttgtctctgtaCAGGTCTATTATAGATGTCTTAGTCAACTTGAAAAATATCTGACACTTTGTCATAACTGTAAATGAAGTATTTCTCCATTTCACCAAGTCATTTGGAAACAGATCTATTTTAACCTCTACAATGGCAATCCTTTTCCTTGAGTTTCTTTTTGAAGTGTTATTATACTGCTACTATTTCTAAGTAGCAGACATGGTGCACTTGAGCCAGTGCCCAGTTAGGAATGGGGAAGTTCCTCTGGAGGGAGGTGAATCATTTCAGCTTTCTAAGTTTTCACTTGCCTCCTCTATGAAGTGGGATGCTCATATCCTGCCACTACCTGACTCCCAGGGCTATTGGGCAGAAAACAGGTAAACGCTGAAGCACTCTACAAATgccagttattttatttattaagattACGTGAAATTAAAAAAGGATAGTATCCAGCCCTGGTTTACATCTGTTTTTAATGGAACCATCTTTATTGCTCCATTCCATATGTGGGCTCTTGGTACCAAATATTGCCCCTGCATGTCAGTCTTACCATAGAGTCCTAAAGACCACTTACCCATTTTGTAGAGCTGTGGCAGGATCATAGGTCAATGCCATGCCACCCTGTGAGAGAAAAGCACACAGATCAGCCCTGAGAGTCTTTGGGTGAGGGACAGGAAGATACAGACTCTCTAAGAGTTTCCAGATGATGAAGAGAGTCAGagttggaagacctgaattaTGGCTTTCTCTAGGATGCGCCAATGGCAGCTGTTCTGAAGGGTTGGTCACTGCTCTTCTTCCAAAGGTCCAGAGCTGACCAGCCACTGCCCCTTGCAGGGTGGACAGCAGTGGTGCCCATTACCAACTAGCAGGGACCTCCGAAAGAAGGTTTAGAGACCTTCTAGTCCGTCTCTCCTACATCCTCACAAGCCTCCTTCCCCACTTACCATATCACCATCTCGTGGCCAGGAGCGGCCGTTCTGCATGTATTTCCCCTGGTTCTGGCGTTTCTTTTGCCCACCATCAGCAAATTTGCAAAGCAAAGGATCAGATGGGGctgtagagaaaagagaagacaagaaatcGAGTCCTGCCCACTTTTACCGGTGCATAACTATGTAGCCCTCTCAGACCCGATTCTTGTTCCCCTTACCTGGCACTCCAGGGGGTGTCTTAATGTATTTGCCATTAAAGTGGGTGATGATGGCTTCACACTTCTCTGTGGACTCCATCCTGGGGAGGACAAGAGGGGATGCTTAGGCTGcaggttctctccctctcctccatgTGCAGCCCAAAGCCATATGGAGGGGTGCTGCTAAGGTCCCAGCCTGTCTCAAGCGCATCAAGAGTCCTGCTCACAGAAGCTCAGGGTCCCCGTCTCTCCACGTATTCTAGTAGAGAGCAAAATCTTTCCAAGGAGGTAAAACGGAGGGCAGAAGAATACAAAGAGACGTTCCGGTCTTAACTGTACCTCTTGGGGGCCATCTGAGGCTCTGCttcttgatttgtaaaatgagggcattacaCTCCCTACCGACTTATCCCCTCCTTCTCGCAGGTTTGGAGGACTAAATGAAATCAATGTGAATGTCCTATCCAAAATAGGGGTCAAAGTAGAAATGCAACACATTTTCTCTCTGAATTGTGTTCCTCGAAATCTGGGAACACTCTTGACAGTGAGGAGCTGGAAGAGCCCAGAATAGGAATATGGGGGGAGACGAGAGTTTAGGATAAAAGAGCTCCATGAGTGGACTCTGACTCCGTTAAACTAGGGGCTGGACAGCATGTGGGATGAAGAAGACAACATCCCGGGGGAGCGATCCAGTGCCCTTCGGTGGAGGACTGAGGACCCAAGGGGGGCCATTATTTGCCACTTGCACCAGGCATCTAGGCAGAATTAACCCATTTTCTCTAGGCTTGGGAGAAAAGGGCCCGTGCCAGAGCCACAGGAAGCAGCTGGGGGAAGATGAGGAACCAAAGCATTTTTGTGATGAAATCTGGCACACCTGTGTCATGGAGCAGCCATGGAGAAAGACATCGCTAAGCTTTAACGAGCTAGAAATAGCGGCACGGCGGAGCAAACAGAGAACCCAACAACCTGGACTCaagccctgcctctgacacaaactGGCGGTATGattcttggtcaagtcatttcatctctaacCCAAACAGCTATTTAAGACTCAAAGTAAAAAACCAGTTGCTTCTCTGAGgcactggtagagggaattcAGCCACCAGGAGTTCTTCAAGCCTATcaaatcactgatctagaccaaaaAGAGCTACATAAACAAACACACATGAATGAAAACTAAAGTTGCTATCAAGTATTTCAGAATCAAGGACTTCAGCCCCTGCTTGTTCCCGGCAGACTTTATACCGTCTGTTCTCAGGGTCTCTCACCTGGCAAAGCCAACCCCTCGACTGGTCCCACTTGTGTCTCGAAGAATTCGGgtagaaatgacttgcccaaaaggCTTCAGCATCCCCTCCAACTCCTGTTCATCCATAGTCACTGGGAGGTTTGAGATATATAAATTTGTAGGGTCCTGCTCCTGTTGCTAAGAAAGCATAAAGGTGAGAAAAGGTGGGGGCATCCCCCACCTCTTTACCCCCATTGTATATTCCAGAAAAAAACCAGATGCAAACGCAAAGAAGTAGTCATAACCATCCCCTGCCACCAGCTCCAGTCTGGGGTAAGAATTcctaatttggaactcaacatcaGTGACTTCGGTAACATTTGGGACTGGCTCCTTTAGGACAGGGCACCAAGGCAGACAGACCCAGAAGGCAGGAGAATGGTCAAGCTGGAGAGTTTTAAGAACCCCCATCCCCATCTTCCAGACACAGAAGAGTCCTTCTGAGCTGAAATGCATGTTCACATGGAGGGAgagcaaaaagaggaaagataaaagcCAGGATAATGTGTCAGGGCTGCACGAAGGACCAGCCTGAATTTCTTTTGCACAGCCCCTCTCCAGATAGC belongs to Gracilinanus agilis isolate LMUSP501 chromosome 5, AgileGrace, whole genome shotgun sequence and includes:
- the RBMS2 gene encoding RNA-binding motif, single-stranded-interacting protein 2; the protein is MLLSVPSRPGITTFGYNKSNKKPYVSVAQQMAPPSPSNNTTSGSGGGGGGDQLSKTNLYIRGLQPGTTDQDLVKLCQPYGKIVSTKAILDKTTNKCKGYGFVDFDSPSAAQKAVTALKASGVQAQMAKQQEQDPTNLYISNLPVTMDEQELEGMLKPFGQVISTRILRDTSGTSRGVGFARMESTEKCEAIITHFNGKYIKTPPGVPAPSDPLLCKFADGGQKKRQNQGKYMQNGRSWPRDGDMGGMALTYDPATALQNGFYTASPYSINPNRMIAQTTLSPYLPSPVSSYQVHSPSWMHHQSYLMPPAGTVLPPGMDHTISIQPASMMGPLTQQLGHLSLSSTGTYMPTAAAMQGAYIPQYTPVPSSSVPVEESSGQQSQVAVDTPSDHTAYSFQYNK